The DNA sequence ATGCCGCCGCCGCCCGGATCGACGACCGGCTTGTCGCAGCGCAGCTTGAGGTCGGGCACGACGCTGTCGGCGGCGGTTGACAGGTCCAGCGCCGGGTTCAGCGTGACGGTCAGGATGGGGGCCTGACCGCTCATCTCATTCCCACCAGCGGTCGATGGTGGCGATGTCGTCGTCGGACCAGCCGAAGTGATGCGCCATCTCGTGCGTGACGATATGGGTGACCAGATCGCCCAAGGTCACGTCGCCACGCGACGCCCATTCGTCCATGATCGGGCGGCGGTACAGCCAGATGATGTCCGGCCCGCCCGGCTGGTCGCTGATCGATTTCTCGGTCACGGGGATGCCGTCATAGATGCCGGTCAGGTCGAACGCGTCGTCGATCTGCAGCTCGTCCAGCACGTCCTCTGGGGCGAATTCGGCGACCCGGATGGCGACCTGGGCCGCGGCTTCGCGGAATTCGGGGGGCAGGGTGGTCATGGCGTGCCGGGCCATGGCCTCGATCTCGGCCGCGTCGGGGGCCGTGCGGCCGTTCCAGTCACTCATTCCAGCGCCTCCTGCATGGTCCCCCCGATATGGACAAAAATGCCCGGCTGTGAAAGAGCAACAGCAACAGGAGACGCCCCATGACCATCACCCGTTTCGCGCCCTCGCCCACCGGCCATATCCACGTCGGCAACCTGCGCACCGCGCTGTTCAACTATCTGATCGCCCGCAAGGCCGGCGGCACCTTCATCCTGCGCCTGGACGACACCGACCAGGAACG is a window from the Paracoccus marcusii genome containing:
- a CDS encoding metallopeptidase family protein, yielding MSDWNGRTAPDAAEIEAMARHAMTTLPPEFREAAAQVAIRVAEFAPEDVLDELQIDDAFDLTGIYDGIPVTEKSISDQPGGPDIIWLYRRPIMDEWASRGDVTLGDLVTHIVTHEMAHHFGWSDDDIATIDRWWE